From one Pedobacter faecalis genomic stretch:
- a CDS encoding RNA polymerase sigma factor, giving the protein MTILEDSHQNDLLARLKKGDEKAFNGIYAAYGKPMYLKMLRMVRDKDIADELLQELFIKLWDNREKIIPEKPFQPFIYTVARNLVYNYFRKVASDNTLIEQLILRGTEHYLSGEDILLSKEASALLKDAINQLSPQRKQVFELCKLEGRSYEEAGKILGISVATVNSHMTKALQSIKTYMLTHRDTGLLLISCYLLSTSS; this is encoded by the coding sequence TTGACAATTTTAGAAGATTCTCATCAAAACGACTTGCTTGCCCGTCTCAAAAAAGGCGACGAGAAAGCTTTTAATGGAATTTATGCGGCTTACGGCAAACCTATGTATCTAAAGATGCTCAGGATGGTGAGGGATAAGGATATTGCCGACGAATTATTGCAGGAGTTGTTCATTAAGCTGTGGGACAACCGTGAAAAAATTATCCCAGAGAAACCTTTCCAGCCCTTCATATATACGGTCGCCAGAAATTTGGTGTACAACTACTTCAGGAAAGTGGCGTCAGACAACACGCTGATCGAACAGCTGATCTTGCGCGGTACCGAGCATTACCTGAGCGGTGAAGACATTCTGCTCAGCAAAGAAGCCTCGGCCTTATTGAAGGATGCCATCAATCAGCTTTCACCCCAGCGAAAGCAGGTATTTGAACTATGTAAACTTGAAGGGCGAAGCTACGAAGAGGCAGGCAAGATTCTCGGCATCTCCGTGGCGACTGTAAACAGCCACATGACCAAAGCCCTGCAGTCGATCAAAACCTATATGCTTACACACCGCGATACCGGTCTGCTGCTCATTAGCTGCTACCTGCTTTCAACCTCTTCCTGA
- a CDS encoding SusC/RagA family TonB-linked outer membrane protein — translation MKLIIVLMTTLFVHASAAGFAQKVTLNEKGASLGNVINKIRAQTGYDFVFNTKEVEGANKVTISLNNVELDEALKALFRNQNLSYSVKDKFIVIEPVKRSFIDNITAVFKNIDVRGRVIDSLSGEPLAGATVTVKGRKQSVRTGADGGFYIPNVEDNAVLVVSYTGYSSKEVRSSGDVGTIRLSMTVGSLEEVAVTVNTGYQRIKPEQSTGAVAKITTREFESRVSTNFLDGLTNRLPGLMINNDVLFTSTTPGSTGANSRPLFNIRGISTMSANQNPLIVVDGYPTELTLEMIDPNEIASVTILKDAAAATVYGVRASNGVIVIERKQAKKGSPQFNFRATAELTPKEDYTRYRWADDASSIVSNYQRYTQSNIVNANSWGLLSTSTAGTGGAVRRSPAFYILAQQAAKMITPEQAEQSFAELASYDNLEDYSRLFLRTAARQVYNFNVSGGNDNALYYITGNFTGDRDNKIENDNNSTLLSARTTLRFSPKLSLELTTDYQELRVNTAPVPGITSINPYERLQDVNGNPTFLLSSSIAPSLNSIMMSQGLDDHMYYPLVDVNEISDKTRTASNRITANFNYNIASGLDLGFGGIYENSRTDLRHYASDLSSESRQLTNAYVVRNADGSYKYNVPKGGFLRQYSGNLSSYTARTQLNYNKVLASDHSINGILGAELRNVVSKGNTASYFGYNDETLLQQPIDFMSMNTAAIRGTFLVGAPLQNAFDRYYNQQFEEDRFLSAYGNLVYSYKNKYSATGSMRIDQSNLFGTNPKYKYKPLWSVGAAWNVHKEDFLENVNWLDQTKLRVAYGFNGNVAKLSLPEVIAQSRINPYTSPSSQSLVMLAYANSSLRWEQTRNLNAGLDYAIFKRVNGSFDFYEKRSTDLMANSQIDPTIGVSPTLINQATIRNRGLEFSLRADWIATPTFNWNTGIVAARNTSKVLDVFQTGNFSPQTLSQLGFVKNAPVGAMYSYRYAGIDNEGYSLIQDTEGNIYRTNVNSAGNATAELMARENSGVAYYTGSSIPTINAGLSNRVDIGNFYVFAMVNYYGGFKVRIPRPNPSSMRPLEGAGNFWKAPGDENATDVMGLPGYGSANSNAAYNFADSYIAHGDYITLGDLTLSYRLDNTGFIKKAGLKTVELKAQASNLWTVGMNRYNYSSATRSYEKAYLTPTYSFALFTNF, via the coding sequence ATGAAGTTAATCATAGTTCTAATGACCACTTTATTCGTTCACGCAAGTGCTGCGGGTTTTGCTCAGAAAGTAACGCTAAACGAAAAAGGCGCCTCTCTTGGAAACGTAATCAATAAGATCCGTGCACAGACCGGGTATGATTTTGTATTCAATACCAAAGAAGTTGAAGGGGCAAACAAAGTAACTATCTCTCTAAATAATGTGGAACTGGATGAAGCTTTGAAAGCGCTTTTCAGGAACCAAAATCTTAGTTATTCCGTAAAGGACAAGTTTATCGTTATTGAACCGGTAAAACGCTCTTTTATTGACAATATAACTGCAGTTTTTAAAAATATCGACGTGCGTGGCCGGGTAATAGACTCCCTGAGTGGCGAGCCCCTTGCTGGAGCAACAGTAACAGTTAAAGGCCGCAAGCAAAGCGTTAGAACAGGTGCTGACGGCGGCTTCTATATTCCGAATGTGGAAGATAATGCTGTATTGGTTGTAAGCTATACCGGCTACTCGTCTAAAGAAGTTCGCTCTTCTGGAGATGTAGGAACGATCCGCTTGTCGATGACAGTTGGAAGCCTGGAGGAAGTTGCGGTAACTGTTAATACAGGATACCAGCGTATAAAGCCTGAGCAAAGCACAGGTGCAGTTGCAAAGATCACTACCAGAGAATTTGAATCGAGAGTGAGTACAAACTTCCTTGATGGTCTGACTAACAGGTTGCCAGGTTTGATGATTAATAATGACGTCCTGTTTACCAGCACGACACCGGGTAGCACAGGTGCTAATTCAAGGCCGTTGTTCAATATCAGAGGTATCTCTACTATGTCGGCCAACCAAAACCCACTCATCGTTGTAGATGGTTATCCAACGGAATTGACGCTTGAGATGATCGACCCGAATGAAATTGCGTCTGTAACTATCCTTAAGGATGCGGCAGCGGCTACCGTATATGGAGTTAGAGCTTCTAACGGGGTAATTGTTATTGAAAGGAAGCAAGCTAAGAAAGGTAGTCCTCAGTTTAATTTCAGGGCTACTGCAGAGCTCACGCCCAAAGAAGATTATACCCGTTATAGATGGGCCGACGATGCTTCTTCTATTGTTTCAAACTATCAGAGATATACCCAGAGCAATATTGTCAATGCCAATTCGTGGGGCTTGTTGTCTACCTCAACTGCTGGTACTGGCGGGGCAGTGCGCCGTTCGCCAGCATTTTACATCCTGGCTCAACAAGCAGCTAAGATGATTACGCCAGAGCAGGCGGAACAGTCGTTTGCCGAACTTGCAAGTTATGACAATCTTGAAGACTATAGTCGTTTGTTTTTGCGCACTGCTGCCCGGCAGGTGTACAACTTCAATGTTTCAGGGGGTAACGACAACGCCTTATATTACATTACTGGTAATTTTACCGGCGATAGGGACAACAAGATTGAAAATGATAACAACAGTACCTTACTATCTGCACGTACTACGCTCAGGTTTAGTCCGAAATTGTCGTTGGAACTAACCACGGACTACCAGGAACTCCGTGTCAACACAGCGCCGGTACCGGGTATTACTTCGATCAATCCCTATGAGCGCCTTCAAGATGTTAACGGGAATCCAACTTTCCTTCTTAGCTCAAGTATAGCGCCGTCTTTAAATAGTATTATGATGTCGCAAGGTCTTGATGATCACATGTACTATCCGCTTGTAGATGTTAATGAAATCAGCGATAAAACCCGTACAGCGAGTAATCGTATCACGGCGAATTTCAACTATAATATCGCTAGCGGCCTGGATTTAGGATTCGGGGGCATTTATGAGAACTCGCGTACAGATTTGCGCCATTATGCCTCAGATCTATCATCTGAATCGCGCCAATTAACGAATGCTTATGTAGTGCGTAATGCTGATGGTTCGTATAAATATAATGTTCCTAAAGGTGGGTTCCTTCGTCAGTATTCAGGTAATTTATCGAGCTACACTGCCCGTACACAGCTCAACTATAACAAAGTCCTGGCTAGCGATCATTCCATAAATGGTATTTTAGGTGCTGAGCTTAGGAACGTGGTGAGCAAAGGGAATACAGCATCTTACTTTGGGTATAATGACGAGACCTTGTTGCAGCAGCCAATCGATTTCATGTCGATGAATACGGCGGCAATCAGAGGAACGTTTCTGGTAGGTGCCCCGTTGCAAAACGCGTTCGACAGATACTACAACCAACAATTTGAGGAAGACAGGTTTCTATCAGCATACGGTAACCTGGTCTACTCTTATAAAAATAAATACTCCGCGACCGGAAGTATGCGTATCGACCAATCGAATTTGTTTGGTACGAATCCGAAATATAAATACAAGCCACTATGGTCTGTAGGTGCAGCCTGGAATGTACACAAAGAAGATTTTTTAGAGAACGTCAACTGGCTTGATCAGACTAAACTACGCGTTGCCTACGGTTTTAACGGTAACGTAGCGAAGTTGTCCCTTCCGGAGGTTATCGCGCAAAGTCGTATAAATCCGTATACCTCTCCCTCAAGCCAGTCGCTCGTGATGCTTGCTTATGCCAACAGTAGTTTGCGGTGGGAACAAACGCGGAATTTGAACGCTGGTTTGGATTATGCCATTTTCAAAAGAGTAAACGGTAGTTTTGATTTCTACGAAAAACGCAGTACTGATCTGATGGCTAACTCCCAGATCGACCCTACGATCGGTGTTAGTCCAACCCTGATTAACCAGGCTACAATTAGAAACAGAGGTCTGGAGTTTAGTCTGCGTGCCGACTGGATTGCTACGCCTACATTCAACTGGAATACAGGAATCGTTGCAGCTAGAAACACGAGTAAAGTCCTTGATGTTTTTCAGACGGGAAACTTCAGCCCACAGACACTTAGTCAGCTAGGGTTTGTTAAGAATGCTCCGGTAGGTGCAATGTACTCTTATCGATATGCAGGTATTGACAATGAGGGCTATTCATTAATTCAGGATACCGAAGGAAATATCTATCGCACAAATGTAAATAGTGCCGGGAACGCTACTGCGGAGTTGATGGCAAGAGAAAACTCTGGCGTCGCTTATTATACCGGTTCTTCGATTCCTACAATTAATGCTGGCTTAAGCAACAGGGTTGATATAGGTAACTTCTATGTCTTCGCTATGGTGAATTATTACGGTGGATTCAAAGTCAGAATTCCTCGTCCTAATCCGTCATCTATGAGGCCTCTCGAGGGTGCCGGCAATTTCTGGAAAGCTCCCGGTGATGAAAATGCAACAGATGTAATGGGCTTGCCAGGGTATGGTAGTGCTAATTCTAATGCTGCGTACAATTTTGCAGACTCTTATATAGCGCATGGAGATTATATCACCTTGGGTGACTTGACACTGTCTTACCGTCTAGATAATACCGGATTTATTAAAAAGGCAGGACTGAAGACCGTTGAGCTTAAAGCTCAGGCTTCTAATTTATGGACGGTTGGTATGAACAGATATAACTATAGCAGTGCTACAAGAAGTTATGAAAAAGCATATCTGACACCGACGTATTCATTCGCCTTATTTACCAACTTTTAA
- a CDS encoding LytR/AlgR family response regulator transcription factor produces the protein MVFTTAFHEFASESYEVDAIDYLIKPVKLERFQKAVEKAQTYSKLFRTDQASSNIENVTDDYIFVRADRRMFKVYFNDILYIEGLKDYVIIYLENQKVITLMNIRTIHELLPKKLFVRVSKSYVINVHKMDSVDNNTVYIGKNEIPIGNIYRDFFFSEFVTRKVLNR, from the coding sequence GTGGTGTTCACAACCGCTTTTCATGAATTTGCCTCTGAGAGCTATGAAGTTGATGCTATCGACTATCTAATCAAGCCAGTGAAATTGGAACGCTTTCAAAAAGCGGTTGAAAAGGCGCAAACCTATTCCAAATTATTCCGTACGGATCAAGCCAGCAGCAATATTGAAAACGTCACCGACGATTATATTTTTGTGAGGGCAGACCGCAGGATGTTTAAAGTGTATTTTAATGATATACTTTACATCGAAGGATTGAAGGACTATGTGATTATTTACCTGGAGAATCAGAAGGTAATTACTTTGATGAACATTAGGACCATTCATGAATTGCTTCCTAAAAAGCTTTTTGTAAGGGTAAGCAAATCTTACGTTATCAATGTTCACAAAATGGATTCGGTAGACAACAATACCGTATACATCGGAAAGAATGAAATTCCGATCGGCAATATTTACAGGGATTTCTTTTTCAGTGAATTTGTAACCAGGAAAGTTTTAAATAGATAA
- a CDS encoding LytR/AlgR family response regulator transcription factor, producing the protein MNCIIVDDEPLARKAIQKLVYQTDNLECIASFNGTDATREFLSKNAVDLIFLDIQMPGVN; encoded by the coding sequence ATGAACTGCATCATAGTAGACGATGAGCCACTAGCAAGAAAAGCGATCCAAAAGTTGGTTTATCAGACGGATAATTTAGAATGTATAGCTTCATTTAACGGGACTGATGCTACAAGGGAATTTCTGTCAAAAAATGCCGTCGATCTGATATTTCTAGACATTCAAATGCCAGGAGTGAACTGA
- a CDS encoding BT_3987 domain-containing protein: MRNLYIAAVCSLIVLLTACSKENAKMTLPEGSVSFHLPNGKDTVQMPVSILKDTTTVLELKATLGSPSSGEHWVTFAVDSTKLNEYRSKYGAATLLPATSYLLYKNNARISANGTVSEAGVLNIGAQTKLTEYTTYVLPLVIKSVDGKEDASAGEVFYYVFKTGKPLFVNKTGWTIAAFSSQNSTANAATAVLDANNTTTYWTSNIQQQMPQFVSINFNREVTFHAVVYYLPNALVYPTQGGYPTSIQIETSMNGTAWVNKGIYAGNIVNKMQTIEIGETTARFMRFTVLAAVKYSNVYDAIFISGISLVP, from the coding sequence ATGCGAAATTTATATATAGCAGCAGTTTGTTCGTTAATTGTCCTGTTAACGGCCTGCAGTAAAGAAAATGCCAAGATGACGCTGCCCGAAGGCAGTGTGTCATTCCATTTGCCAAACGGTAAGGATACTGTGCAGATGCCTGTGTCCATATTGAAAGATACAACGACGGTTCTAGAGCTAAAGGCTACTTTAGGCTCTCCGTCTTCCGGTGAGCACTGGGTGACGTTTGCCGTTGACAGCACAAAATTGAATGAATACAGATCTAAGTACGGGGCAGCAACTCTTTTGCCAGCTACCTCCTACCTTCTATACAAAAACAATGCACGAATTTCCGCTAACGGTACAGTATCGGAGGCTGGCGTGTTGAACATTGGTGCACAAACCAAGCTCACAGAGTATACAACGTATGTGCTACCGCTGGTGATCAAATCCGTAGACGGCAAAGAAGATGCTTCAGCAGGAGAAGTATTTTACTATGTATTTAAAACGGGTAAGCCGCTTTTTGTTAACAAAACAGGTTGGACTATCGCTGCTTTCTCTTCGCAAAATTCAACCGCCAACGCGGCGACTGCAGTATTGGACGCTAATAATACAACAACATATTGGACTTCAAATATTCAGCAACAGATGCCTCAATTTGTTTCCATCAACTTTAATCGTGAAGTAACGTTTCATGCGGTAGTTTATTATTTGCCTAATGCTTTGGTATACCCAACTCAAGGAGGCTATCCCACTTCAATCCAGATTGAAACAAGTATGAACGGGACGGCGTGGGTAAATAAGGGAATATATGCCGGTAATATTGTAAATAAAATGCAAACCATCGAAATCGGTGAAACGACAGCTCGGTTCATGCGATTTACGGTACTTGCAGCTGTTAAATATTCAAACGTATACGATGCTATATTCATCAGCGGTATCTCACTGGTACCATAA
- a CDS encoding FecR family protein, with product MKAPADSLFAKYLEGKCSASETRTLLQQFGLAENERLLKEAILAELERDFVAVSESADLDARLSAIGSSLKAHITHNKETGKPFLLKFWPRVAIAAAAVATIVLSVHFFFPGYTDVTGTSEKIVYKNDVNPGTDAATLTLANGDTIQLNGSKKGVIIGGDIKYNDGDVVETGLAGSQELTAQTPRGGTYQFTLSDGTRVWMNAESKISFPSRFSGDQREVKLEGEAYFEVAKRAQPFVVATGSQKVEVLGTHFNIKGYTGDSDIRTTLLEGSVRVSRADERISEVIRPGEQAINRGNILVEKVDVSEAVAWKNGSTLFKERTLESIMRELSRWYDVQVVYEPGAPKQETYSGAVSRTRNLSAILERMQTTGSVRFRIEGKTVVVMK from the coding sequence ATGAAAGCACCGGCTGATAGCCTGTTTGCGAAATATCTGGAGGGTAAATGCAGTGCGTCGGAAACGCGGACGCTGTTGCAGCAGTTTGGCCTTGCCGAAAACGAGAGACTTTTAAAGGAAGCCATATTGGCTGAACTTGAAAGGGATTTTGTTGCTGTTTCGGAGTCGGCCGATCTTGATGCCCGGCTTAGTGCAATCGGGTCATCCCTCAAGGCACACATCACGCATAATAAAGAAACAGGCAAGCCGTTCTTACTGAAGTTTTGGCCTCGTGTTGCCATTGCTGCGGCTGCGGTAGCGACAATAGTATTGTCTGTACATTTCTTCTTTCCGGGATATACCGATGTAACGGGAACTTCTGAAAAGATTGTATATAAAAACGATGTAAACCCAGGAACCGACGCAGCTACGCTGACTTTGGCCAACGGGGATACCATACAGCTTAACGGATCTAAGAAGGGTGTGATTATAGGAGGGGATATCAAATATAACGATGGGGATGTTGTAGAAACCGGACTCGCCGGGTCACAGGAGTTGACTGCTCAAACGCCACGTGGAGGTACTTATCAGTTTACGCTTTCTGATGGTACACGTGTATGGATGAACGCAGAATCTAAAATCTCGTTCCCGTCACGGTTCAGCGGAGATCAGAGAGAAGTGAAGTTGGAAGGTGAAGCCTACTTCGAAGTCGCAAAGCGGGCACAACCATTTGTCGTTGCCACCGGATCTCAGAAGGTTGAAGTGCTGGGCACGCATTTCAATATTAAGGGTTATACAGGCGACAGCGACATCAGAACGACGTTGCTGGAAGGTTCGGTGCGCGTTAGCAGGGCTGATGAGCGTATCTCCGAGGTAATAAGGCCGGGCGAGCAGGCCATCAATCGCGGGAATATACTGGTTGAGAAGGTAGACGTATCGGAGGCCGTAGCCTGGAAAAATGGCAGTACCTTATTCAAAGAAAGAACACTCGAGAGTATCATGCGGGAATTGTCGCGCTGGTACGACGTGCAGGTCGTTTATGAGCCAGGCGCGCCCAAACAGGAAACCTATAGCGGCGCGGTATCGCGAACAAGGAATCTTTCGGCAATATTGGAAAGAATGCAGACCACCGGGAGCGTGAGGTTCAGGATAGAAGGCAAAACCGTAGTGGTAATGAAATAA
- a CDS encoding VOC family protein has translation MRNANLVSVRIITADIKRLVHFFEQATGATAVWATEDFAELKSDAFTLAIGSSRTMAFFSEGVATPEANKSVIIEFLVDNVDEDYERIKALTTEIDQQPTTMPWGNRSLLFRDPDGNLINFFTPVSDEAKKRFAI, from the coding sequence ATGAGAAATGCAAATTTGGTGTCCGTAAGGATAATCACGGCAGACATCAAGCGATTGGTTCACTTTTTTGAGCAGGCTACAGGGGCAACAGCAGTTTGGGCAACAGAGGATTTTGCCGAGCTAAAATCGGACGCTTTTACGCTGGCTATTGGAAGTTCGCGCACTATGGCTTTTTTCTCTGAGGGCGTTGCGACGCCTGAAGCGAATAAAAGCGTTATTATAGAATTCCTGGTGGACAATGTAGATGAAGACTACGAAAGAATCAAGGCACTGACCACAGAAATTGATCAGCAACCCACTACCATGCCATGGGGAAACCGGTCCCTGCTCTTCCGTGATCCGGACGGCAATCTAATCAATTTCTTTACGCCCGTAAGCGATGAAGCGAAGAAAAGGTTTGCGATTTAA
- a CDS encoding RagB/SusD family nutrient uptake outer membrane protein yields MKNYKLKIVQLMVCCLVFTGCDKYLDITPKGKRLLSTVDDYEQWLNSESLVTGVGYPYAIINYMGDNVDVLNIKNPPVEEAERIYTWSTQFEMNLSKAPAFWGDHYAKINLFNTVLIGIDEATGGTAIKKRSLRAEALLGRALEYFYLVNEYGKPYDAATADQDLAVPFVTSNDVTQVVPARSTVAVIYKHIIDDINTAIPDLPADNSTNRFRGSTAAAYSLLSRVYFYARNYPEALRYAELALANTRAVMINYNGGFPASNLLSTHADVIYGRMAIGQAPATLEFMRSFAANDLRVRALYQSADNYTFVNRGATSYFPAARTPNLTYVNTGTSVQEMKLIAAESAARANNLEVALQHLDDVRKNRFPAASYVRYTSSNADEVLAEVLKERSHELPYNGLRWFDMRRLNKEGRMGTVTRRNAQGEVVATLEPNSERYTLQIPIQVMSYNPGMQQNP; encoded by the coding sequence ATGAAAAATTATAAGCTAAAAATTGTTCAGCTGATGGTTTGCTGCCTGGTATTTACCGGATGCGATAAATACCTGGATATAACGCCTAAAGGCAAAAGGCTGCTCTCCACGGTTGACGACTACGAACAATGGCTTAATAGCGAGTCGCTTGTAACCGGTGTTGGCTACCCCTACGCCATTATCAATTACATGGGGGACAATGTCGACGTACTCAACATTAAAAATCCGCCAGTAGAAGAGGCGGAGCGAATTTATACGTGGTCTACTCAATTTGAGATGAATCTTTCAAAAGCTCCGGCTTTTTGGGGCGACCATTATGCTAAGATAAACTTGTTTAATACCGTGTTAATCGGAATCGACGAGGCCACAGGAGGTACCGCAATTAAAAAGCGCAGCCTGAGGGCTGAAGCCTTGCTTGGCCGGGCATTGGAGTATTTCTATCTGGTTAACGAATATGGCAAGCCGTACGACGCGGCTACTGCCGATCAAGATTTGGCTGTGCCATTTGTAACGTCAAACGATGTGACGCAGGTTGTTCCAGCACGCAGTACTGTAGCGGTTATTTACAAGCATATCATCGACGATATTAATACCGCCATACCAGACTTACCGGCTGATAATAGCACAAACCGATTCCGCGGTTCCACTGCTGCAGCTTACAGCTTGCTGTCGCGTGTCTATTTCTATGCCCGCAATTATCCGGAAGCACTCCGGTACGCTGAACTAGCGTTAGCGAACACCAGGGCGGTTATGATAAATTATAATGGAGGTTTTCCCGCGAGCAACCTGCTCAGCACTCATGCAGACGTTATCTATGGGCGAATGGCCATTGGGCAAGCCCCTGCGACGCTTGAATTTATGCGCTCATTTGCGGCAAATGACCTTCGCGTAAGAGCCCTTTATCAAAGTGCTGACAACTATACTTTTGTTAATAGAGGCGCGACTTCGTATTTCCCCGCGGCCAGAACTCCGAATCTGACCTATGTGAATACTGGTACCTCCGTTCAGGAAATGAAACTGATTGCAGCGGAAAGTGCAGCAAGGGCAAACAACCTGGAAGTAGCTTTACAGCATCTGGATGATGTCCGCAAAAATAGATTTCCAGCGGCGAGCTATGTGCGTTATACCTCATCAAACGCAGATGAGGTTCTGGCCGAAGTACTAAAAGAAAGAAGTCATGAATTGCCTTATAATGGGTTGCGCTGGTTTGACATGCGCAGGCTAAACAAAGAGGGACGGATGGGTACCGTAACCCGTCGTAATGCCCAGGGAGAAGTGGTGGCTACGCTGGAGCCGAACAGCGAGCGCTACACCTTGCAGATACCTATCCAAGTAATGAGTTATAACCCTGGAATGCAACAGAATCCATAA
- a CDS encoding TlpA disulfide reductase family protein, whose amino-acid sequence MAAAQKTYTITGKLPAIKGEAKAYLVLFKEGAWKEVDSAEIKAGKFKFTGSVDEPQSALLTVRQKGKADAGQQRDSQDFFIENSKIEVVGTDAVRTATITGSLSDKENAEREALMKPVTAKIMKLQDLYGAKTADGAYVKSLDERKMAADSIQKLVAMNKNINWQFAETHLNSFMGLYTFNMSVLDSYFDPAKVEPLFNRFSAELRSSPLGKRTAEKIEIGKRRQAGSKATDFTQNDINGKPFKLSSLRGKYVLVDFWASWCVPCRAENPNVVKAYNALKGKNFEIVGVSLDYPGGQGAWEAAVQKDGLPWIQVSDLKGWKNEVAVLYGINSVPQNLLIDPQGMIIAKNLRGEALTEKLKELIK is encoded by the coding sequence ATGGCAGCAGCTCAAAAAACGTATACCATCACAGGTAAATTGCCTGCAATTAAGGGCGAGGCTAAAGCTTATCTCGTGCTCTTCAAAGAAGGAGCCTGGAAAGAGGTCGATTCTGCTGAGATTAAGGCGGGCAAGTTCAAGTTTACAGGTAGTGTAGATGAGCCGCAGAGTGCATTGTTGACCGTTAGGCAAAAGGGAAAAGCTGATGCTGGACAGCAGCGTGATAGTCAGGATTTCTTTATTGAAAATTCTAAGATCGAGGTTGTTGGTACAGATGCTGTCAGGACTGCAACAATAACCGGGTCGCTGTCTGACAAAGAAAATGCTGAACGGGAAGCCTTGATGAAACCTGTTACGGCTAAGATCATGAAGCTGCAGGATTTGTATGGTGCCAAGACGGCAGATGGCGCGTACGTAAAGTCTTTAGATGAGCGTAAGATGGCTGCAGACAGCATCCAGAAGTTGGTGGCCATGAACAAGAACATCAACTGGCAGTTTGCTGAAACTCACCTGAATTCTTTCATGGGGCTTTATACATTCAATATGTCGGTGCTCGACAGTTATTTTGATCCGGCCAAGGTTGAGCCTCTTTTTAACCGGTTTTCGGCTGAACTAAGGTCGTCACCATTAGGAAAACGCACAGCTGAGAAAATTGAGATTGGCAAGCGCCGTCAGGCTGGATCTAAAGCTACCGATTTTACCCAAAACGATATTAACGGTAAGCCCTTCAAACTTTCTTCGTTGAGAGGTAAGTATGTGCTTGTTGATTTCTGGGCAAGCTGGTGTGTACCATGTCGCGCTGAGAACCCTAATGTGGTCAAAGCATACAATGCATTGAAAGGTAAAAACTTTGAAATCGTAGGGGTGTCGCTCGACTATCCCGGAGGCCAGGGTGCCTGGGAAGCCGCAGTACAAAAGGATGGGCTGCCATGGATTCAGGTAAGCGATCTGAAAGGCTGGAAAAACGAGGTAGCTGTATTGTATGGGATCAATTCTGTACCTCAAAATCTGCTTATAGATCCGCAAGGCATGATCATAGCTAAAAATCTGAGGGGTGAGGCGCTGACAGAAAAGTTAAAAGAACTAATTAAATAG